A part of Agromyces protaetiae genomic DNA contains:
- a CDS encoding NADP-dependent oxidoreductase: MPHAIQYDRLGGPEVLELRETPYAVPAAGEVVVDVHAVGVNPIDWKLRSGKRSSPELDGYRGIGTDAAGVVSAVGDEARAHGWQVGDEVIVAGAKGAYATEIVAREASLTRKPAGLSWEQAAAIPVPVGTAYQVLRSLAVGEGDTLLWHGGSGAVGQAAIQLARRVGAQVVATASEHNHAHLRELGAIPVTYGPGLEERVREAAPGGITVAVDGVGTDEAIEVSKALVADHDRVATIVQGARAADFGIRAWGGGSPVPLTAEEQAWRHEAIGLVADLAARGEFVLEIAHRYPLADAAEAHRQSETGHVRGKIVLLP, translated from the coding sequence ATGCCGCACGCGATCCAGTACGACCGACTCGGCGGGCCCGAAGTGCTCGAACTGCGGGAGACGCCCTATGCGGTGCCCGCGGCGGGCGAAGTGGTCGTCGACGTGCATGCCGTCGGCGTCAACCCGATCGATTGGAAGCTGCGGTCGGGCAAGCGGTCGAGCCCCGAACTCGACGGCTACCGTGGAATCGGGACGGATGCCGCGGGCGTCGTCTCGGCGGTCGGCGACGAGGCACGCGCGCACGGCTGGCAAGTCGGCGACGAGGTCATCGTGGCGGGCGCGAAAGGCGCGTACGCGACCGAGATCGTCGCGCGCGAGGCATCCCTCACTCGGAAGCCTGCCGGACTCTCGTGGGAGCAGGCCGCCGCCATCCCCGTGCCCGTCGGCACCGCCTACCAAGTCCTCCGCTCCCTCGCCGTCGGCGAGGGAGACACCCTCCTCTGGCACGGCGGATCGGGCGCCGTCGGCCAGGCCGCGATCCAGCTCGCGCGCCGCGTCGGCGCACAGGTCGTCGCGACCGCGAGCGAGCACAACCACGCGCACCTCCGCGAACTCGGCGCGATCCCTGTGACCTACGGCCCCGGCCTCGAGGAGCGGGTGCGCGAAGCGGCGCCCGGCGGCATCACGGTCGCCGTCGACGGCGTCGGCACCGACGAGGCGATCGAGGTGTCGAAGGCGCTCGTCGCCGACCACGACCGGGTCGCGACGATCGTCCAGGGTGCGCGCGCCGCCGACTTCGGCATCCGCGCGTGGGGCGGCGGAAGCCCCGTTCCGCTCACCGCCGAAGAACAAGCGTGGCGGCACGAGGCCATCGGACTCGTCGCCGACCTCGCGGCGCGCGGCGAGTTCGTCCTCGAGATCGCCCACCGCTACCCGCTCGCCGACGCCGCAGAGGCGCACCGCCAGAGCGAGACGGGGCACGTGCGCGGCAAGATCGTGCTGCTGCCGTGA
- a CDS encoding carboxylate-amine ligase, which yields MRTTFGIEEEFMFLDPATLRPADVAERVYAGMAADPEWAAITHQEFLASQIEHASVVFTDLGVARDALTTFRRKLAAEADSLGVIVAGVGTPPDALPFPSITHQPRYERIVRDMNGLIADHQMSGLHVHVGVPDREAGVIALNSVRPWLPLLTAMTGNSPFWRGYDTGYESWRTVQLRRWPTAGSPPRFASSRDYDRRISRILGLGGMAEVELIAWNVRLSEHLPTVEFRMADAQLDAADSLLVAACCRALVERALATEGRVPEEVDIPPELLSAAVMHSAHAGLRARLYDPVEGGLVEARVVLDRLWDAIGPYLDASGDTATVAEYLARLRQVGTGAARQRAAFRRGGTGALGELLARGVSSDPESSVA from the coding sequence ATGCGGACGACATTCGGGATCGAAGAGGAGTTCATGTTCCTCGACCCGGCGACGCTCAGACCGGCGGATGTCGCGGAGCGGGTCTACGCGGGCATGGCGGCTGATCCGGAGTGGGCGGCGATCACCCACCAGGAGTTCCTCGCATCGCAGATCGAGCACGCGTCGGTCGTGTTCACCGATCTCGGGGTCGCACGCGATGCGCTCACGACGTTCCGCCGCAAGCTCGCCGCCGAGGCCGACTCGCTCGGGGTGATCGTCGCGGGCGTCGGCACGCCGCCCGACGCGCTGCCGTTCCCGTCGATCACGCACCAGCCCCGGTACGAGCGCATCGTGCGCGACATGAACGGGCTCATCGCCGACCACCAGATGAGCGGCCTGCACGTGCACGTCGGCGTGCCCGACCGCGAGGCGGGCGTCATCGCGCTGAACTCGGTGCGGCCGTGGCTTCCCCTGCTCACGGCGATGACGGGCAACTCGCCGTTCTGGCGAGGCTACGACACGGGCTACGAGAGCTGGCGCACGGTGCAGCTCCGACGCTGGCCGACGGCGGGCTCGCCGCCGCGGTTCGCGAGCTCTCGCGACTACGACCGGCGCATCAGCCGGATCCTCGGACTCGGCGGCATGGCCGAGGTCGAACTCATCGCGTGGAACGTGCGGCTCAGCGAGCACCTGCCCACGGTCGAGTTCCGGATGGCCGACGCGCAGCTCGACGCCGCCGACTCCCTGCTCGTCGCGGCATGCTGCCGTGCGCTCGTCGAGCGGGCGCTCGCGACCGAAGGGCGGGTGCCCGAAGAGGTCGACATCCCGCCCGAACTGCTCTCGGCGGCCGTCATGCACTCCGCCCACGCGGGCCTGCGGGCACGGTTGTACGACCCCGTCGAGGGCGGACTCGTCGAGGCGCGCGTCGTGCTCGACCGGCTGTGGGACGCGATCGGGCCGTACCTCGACGCGTCGGGCGACACTGCCACGGTCGCCGAGTACCTCGCCCGGCTCCGACAGGTCGGCACGGGGGCCGCCCGGCAGCGGGCGGCGTTCCGCCGGGGCGGGACCGGTGCGCTCGGGGAACTCCTCGCCCGCGGGGTGTCGAGCGACCCCGAGTCATCCGTCGCCTGA